One region of Sulfuriroseicoccus oceanibius genomic DNA includes:
- a CDS encoding GspE/PulE family protein, whose product MYSNDDFLIDLLRDSGRVSQLDIDEATAAAKGRNTALDGLIEKGLVSEKEVAQLCAEEASMPFVDLAETTIDPNVVHLMDTEVAERYKVMPLGVDSDRLVVAIPDPFDFEVLDSLPHVLSKEVDFWCAAPSAINQMLTDLFNVGGGGESQSLDQLISGESDDSDNAPVIKMVSEILVDAFKVRASDIHIEPLERSVRVRYRIDGVLHEVASHPRKLLSAMISRIKIMTGSMSIAEKRLPQDGRIQLKMSETDLDLRVSTIPTNHGESVVMRILDKSNLSIGLPQLGFFSDDQEAWENFIGLPDGILLVTGPTGSGKTTTLYACLNHINQPDRKIITVEDPVEYQLSGINQVQVKDEVGMDFSAALRSILRQAPNIIMIGEIRDAETANIAINASLTGHLVFSTLHTNDAPSAIARLDDIGVKPFLIASSLRAVLAQRLVRKLCEHCKQPAVLTEAEIRGLGVDAAQLASADVMGACGCDRCRNSGYKGRMGAFEIFKVDDQVRHMINENLSTPQLRRRARELGMRTMREDGIRKVLSGRTTASEVLHATMSDDR is encoded by the coding sequence GTGTATTCCAACGACGACTTTTTGATCGACTTGCTCCGTGATTCTGGACGAGTCAGCCAGTTAGATATTGATGAGGCGACGGCTGCCGCCAAGGGGCGGAACACAGCACTCGACGGATTGATCGAGAAAGGGTTGGTCTCCGAGAAAGAGGTGGCGCAGTTGTGCGCCGAGGAAGCTTCGATGCCGTTTGTGGATCTGGCGGAGACGACGATTGACCCGAACGTGGTGCACCTGATGGATACCGAGGTGGCCGAGCGTTACAAAGTGATGCCTCTGGGAGTGGATTCCGATCGACTGGTAGTTGCGATTCCTGATCCGTTTGATTTCGAGGTGCTTGATTCATTGCCGCACGTGTTGTCCAAGGAGGTGGACTTCTGGTGTGCCGCGCCGTCTGCGATCAATCAGATGCTGACGGATTTGTTTAATGTAGGTGGTGGCGGTGAGAGCCAGAGCCTTGATCAGTTGATCAGCGGTGAGAGCGACGACAGCGACAACGCTCCGGTGATCAAGATGGTCTCCGAGATTTTGGTAGATGCCTTCAAGGTGCGTGCGTCCGATATTCACATCGAGCCACTCGAGCGCAGCGTGCGTGTGCGTTATCGTATTGATGGTGTGTTGCACGAAGTGGCGAGCCACCCGCGCAAGTTGCTTTCGGCGATGATCAGCCGGATCAAGATCATGACCGGCTCCATGAGTATCGCCGAGAAGCGCTTGCCTCAGGACGGCCGGATTCAGCTCAAGATGAGCGAGACCGACCTCGACTTGCGTGTGTCTACCATTCCGACCAACCACGGTGAGAGTGTGGTGATGCGTATTCTCGACAAGAGCAACCTTTCGATTGGTTTGCCTCAGCTTGGCTTCTTTAGTGATGACCAGGAGGCCTGGGAGAACTTCATCGGCCTTCCGGACGGGATCTTGCTGGTGACTGGTCCGACCGGTTCCGGTAAGACCACCACGCTTTACGCTTGCTTGAACCACATCAACCAGCCGGACCGTAAGATCATCACCGTGGAAGATCCGGTGGAATACCAGCTCTCCGGGATCAACCAGGTGCAGGTGAAGGATGAGGTCGGTATGGACTTCTCCGCTGCACTACGTTCGATTCTGCGTCAGGCACCGAACATCATCATGATTGGTGAGATTCGTGATGCGGAAACAGCTAACATCGCGATCAACGCCTCGTTGACCGGTCACTTGGTATTCTCGACTTTGCACACTAACGATGCACCGAGTGCGATTGCCCGATTGGATGACATTGGGGTGAAGCCGTTCCTTATTGCGAGTTCGTTGCGTGCGGTGCTGGCCCAGCGTCTGGTGCGTAAGCTTTGTGAGCACTGCAAGCAGCCGGCTGTGCTGACGGAGGCTGAGATCCGCGGTCTGGGCGTGGATGCCGCCCAACTTGCCAGCGCCGACGTGATGGGTGCCTGCGGTTGTGACCGCTGCCGCAATTCAGGTTACAAGGGCCGGATGGGTGCATTTGAGATCTTCAAGGTGGACGACCAGGTGCGCCACATGATCAACGAAAACTTGAGCACGCCGCAGTTGCGTCGTCGTGCACGGGAGTTGGGAATGCGCACCATGCGTGAGGACGGCATCCGTAAGGTGCTTAGTGGAAGAACCACCGCCTCGGAAGTGCTGCACGCCACAATGTCGGACGACCGTTAA
- a CDS encoding septum formation initiator family protein, whose product MRRRSGGAVWGYLWGIAKFALVVGCIALGVARFLPKREADERSKQALAEVEKECAELRAQAAKEKRVTERLRYDDGYLEVVARDRLNLQKPGEQVIRFNEVPQGE is encoded by the coding sequence GTGCGCCGACGTTCCGGAGGTGCTGTATGGGGTTATTTGTGGGGGATTGCCAAGTTTGCGCTGGTGGTGGGATGTATTGCCCTTGGGGTGGCTCGTTTTTTACCGAAGCGCGAGGCGGACGAGCGCAGCAAGCAGGCGTTGGCCGAAGTGGAGAAGGAATGTGCGGAGTTGCGAGCACAGGCGGCGAAAGAGAAGCGTGTCACCGAGCGCCTGCGCTATGATGACGGGTATCTCGAAGTGGTGGCTCGTGATCGCTTGAATTTGCAGAAGCCGGGTGAGCAGGTGATTCGATTCAACGAAGTGCCTCAAGGGGAGTGA
- a CDS encoding DNA polymerase Y family protein codes for MFAAIHIPQLPLVVRIHTESDWDDHHRPVLLDQPVVLLNLDDPESTTERQRDRAHVLHANDFAHTQFGIEPGMTTTRALARCPDELILFTRRPDLEKETHLALLAAANDLSPDLESTTTGSVIADLSTLPDALRSPRDWTTHAIDSVLARLGLPIHLAIATTPDLALLAATAGPPLATTYNPYQQRTPQAAAVTNPSEFSPIPISHLPGLLEYCGIPSDTAAELTSLFLSWGLRTIGDFTALPRTGLADRLGSAAAWLHDTLTARHCRLLKLFHPADSLARHTDLEFPIHDTEPLLFLLGRMLGTVCARLESSHQHVAQLHLALHYESAQRPPYEHTINLPEPTANRSHLLDALHYHLESFTASAPISGVTLDATPVVRSAKQQQLFERALKDPARFAITLTKLEALLGKGRIGAPVTDNSHRPDTASACPWFLHQPAMKQPELTPEMTCGIPLRRFRPPIPITVATESTPNSPHPVPTAVLSGPVTGAIRARRGPTLISGHWWDPTSRWHHTEWDVELPRQSLVRITHHNHQWHLAGTY; via the coding sequence ATGTTTGCCGCGATTCATATCCCGCAACTCCCCCTTGTTGTCCGGATCCACACCGAATCCGATTGGGACGATCACCACCGCCCCGTGCTCCTCGACCAACCAGTCGTCCTGCTCAACCTGGACGACCCCGAATCCACCACCGAGCGCCAACGCGACCGCGCCCACGTCCTCCACGCCAATGACTTCGCCCACACTCAATTTGGCATCGAGCCCGGTATGACCACCACCCGCGCGCTCGCCCGCTGTCCCGACGAACTCATTCTCTTCACCCGTCGCCCCGACCTCGAAAAAGAAACCCATCTCGCCCTGCTGGCCGCCGCCAACGATCTTTCTCCCGACCTGGAATCCACCACCACCGGCTCCGTCATTGCCGACCTCTCCACCCTGCCCGACGCCCTGCGCTCCCCGCGCGATTGGACCACCCACGCCATCGACTCCGTCCTCGCCCGCCTCGGACTACCCATCCACCTGGCCATCGCCACCACACCGGATCTGGCACTGCTCGCCGCCACCGCGGGCCCGCCATTGGCCACGACCTACAATCCATACCAACAACGCACCCCCCAAGCAGCAGCCGTTACCAATCCCTCGGAATTCTCTCCCATTCCCATCAGCCACCTACCAGGTCTCCTGGAATACTGTGGCATTCCATCCGATACCGCTGCCGAACTCACCTCGCTCTTTCTCTCATGGGGGCTGCGCACGATCGGTGACTTCACCGCCCTCCCACGCACCGGTCTCGCCGACCGTCTGGGCAGCGCCGCCGCCTGGCTTCACGACACACTGACCGCACGTCACTGCCGCTTGCTGAAGCTTTTCCATCCGGCGGACTCCCTAGCCCGTCACACCGACCTCGAGTTCCCCATCCACGACACAGAACCTCTACTCTTCCTGCTCGGGCGCATGCTCGGCACCGTCTGCGCCCGCCTCGAATCCTCCCACCAGCACGTTGCCCAACTCCACCTGGCACTGCACTACGAGTCCGCCCAACGCCCGCCATACGAACACACCATCAACCTCCCCGAACCCACCGCCAACCGCAGCCACCTACTCGACGCGCTCCATTACCACCTCGAATCCTTCACCGCCTCTGCTCCGATCAGCGGCGTCACACTCGACGCCACACCCGTTGTCCGCTCTGCAAAGCAACAACAACTCTTTGAGCGAGCCCTCAAGGATCCAGCGCGCTTCGCCATCACCCTGACCAAACTCGAAGCACTCCTCGGTAAAGGCCGCATCGGCGCTCCCGTCACCGACAACAGCCACCGCCCCGACACCGCGTCCGCGTGCCCCTGGTTCCTCCATCAGCCGGCTATGAAACAACCCGAGCTCACCCCCGAAATGACCTGCGGCATCCCCCTGCGCCGCTTCCGTCCGCCCATCCCTATCACCGTCGCCACCGAATCCACGCCCAATTCACCACACCCGGTTCCCACCGCCGTCCTATCCGGCCCCGTCACAGGCGCCATCCGCGCCCGCCGCGGCCCCACTCTCATCTCCGGCCACTGGTGGGACCCAACCTCCCGCTGGCACCACACCGAATGGGACGTCGAACTCCCACGCCAATCCCTCGTCCGCATCACACACCACAACCACCAATGGCACCTCGCCGGCACCTACTAA